ACGGTGAGCGGGACATTGACCCAGAAAAGCCCTTGCCAGGGCATAAACTGGACGGCAATCCCGCCATAGAGGTGGCCCAAGACCCACCCCAGGGTATCTACTGCGCCAATTACACCCAACGGGCGGGCGCGCTTGTTGGCGGGAAAAACGTCGGCGACCAGGGCGAGGCTGACTGGCACCAGCGCACCGGCACCCAGCGCCTGGATCACCCGCCCGACAATAATCACTGCGAGATTGACGTCCGGACGATCCGGCACCTGGCCGAAGCGCAGCAGCAAACTGTAGAGAAAGTCGGTCGGCGCGCCGTGAGCCACCGCGACGAGAATCGAGCCTGCTGCGAAAATAATCAGGCAGATGACATATACGGCGCGCCGGCCAAGGAGGTCACTGACCCGACCCATAAACGTCATGCTGATTGCATAGGCGAGCAGATAGCCGCTGACAATCCACGCGGCGTCATCCAGGCCCGTCTGGAGCGGGATTTCGAGATCAACGATCAGTTCAGGCAGGAAGGCAGATACGACAGTGAGGTCAAGGGCGCCGATGAAGACCGGTACGCTGACGATAGCGACAATCGCCCACGGACTGAAGCGCGCGGCTGCGGGCGAGCCGGTCGTCTTATGGATACGAGGCCAGAGAACAACCGGGACTGCAATGGCCGCACCAACAACCAGCGCAAACAGCCCCAACTGCACTAAAGCTTCGAGCGGGATTTTCCCCGCGGTTGCAGCGGCCGGAATCACAACGGCGGGAGCCGACCATGATACAGCCGGCGGGGGCACGATGTCCGAGACGGCGTTTATGTCATAGACACTGATTGTCCAGCGGGTCGGTTCCTGCTGAACTTCTGTGGCGGTATCGGGGATTTCAAGGACCAGCCGCGTCGGAAAACCGGTGTTCTCGTCAATAAAGACTTCCAGCGGGAGCACGCCCTGCACATTCAGCAGACCTACCACCAGCGCGCTGACTTTGGGGCCACTTGCGATTCCGCGCAGATGATGGACTGGCGTGCCATTCTCCAGGACAGTGCGGCCGATATACGACAGGTCGACCAGGCTGGTCAGGGCTGCCTGAAAGCCGCTGTCTTCCGCTATCAATCCAACCGGATTGAACCCGGGCGCAAAATCGCTGTTGACCCATTCAAGCTGGGAAAGCCGAAACCATTGATCGGTATTGAGAGAGAATACTTCGATGTCCATCGCCAGCCGAGGAAACGTCTGGGTGACGATCCGAACGCTGGCCTGCAGAACATCCGGGCTTACATACTGGGCACGGGCAAAGCGGAACTGTACATTGACAACCCCCGCGCCGAGAATGACGGGGATTTCGTAGTCTGCGCCGGATTGCTCGACATAGAGTCGAAACGTACTTGCGGCACGTACCGCATCGGCAGCTTTTGTGAGTAGAGCCATCGGTTCAGGTGCGGATTGACGCGAGTCCGTGGCGCATCCCGATAATACCAGCAGCCCGATCAGGGCAATTACAATGAACTTACGCACGCTTTCCCCTCATGAGATTGCGAGTCGCTCTAGCACAGTATACGTGTAAAGAGGCGTCAGGGTCACGCCCGAGTTCGGGAAGTCTAGCGATGGTCGGCACTATCAAGCCAAATCGTTACCGGACCGTCGTTATGGATTTCAACGTTCATCATCGCACCAAATACGCCAGTCTCGACACGGGCGATCCCTGCATCGCGAAGTTTCGTGCAGAAGAATTCGACCAGCGGCGCGGCTAGCTCCGGGCGGGCTGCCTGCATGTAAGATGGCCGGCGCTGGCCTTTAGCGTCAGCGTACAGCGTGAATTGCGATACGACGAGCACTCCACCGCCAATGTCAAGCAGTGAGCGGTTCATCTTGCCCTG
Above is a window of Candidatus Flexicrinis proximus DNA encoding:
- a CDS encoding D-tyrosyl-tRNA(Tyr) deacylase, whose translation is MRALLQRVTRGSVTVEGRVSGAVESGFVILVGVTHSDTEADAEVLARKTAVLRVFDDDQGKMNRSLLDIGGGVLVVSQFTLYADAKGQRRPSYMQAARPELAAPLVEFFCTKLRDAGIARVETGVFGAMMNVEIHNDGPVTIWLDSADHR
- a CDS encoding MFS transporter, whose amino-acid sequence is MRKFIVIALIGLLVLSGCATDSRQSAPEPMALLTKAADAVRAASTFRLYVEQSGADYEIPVILGAGVVNVQFRFARAQYVSPDVLQASVRIVTQTFPRLAMDIEVFSLNTDQWFRLSQLEWVNSDFAPGFNPVGLIAEDSGFQAALTSLVDLSYIGRTVLENGTPVHHLRGIASGPKVSALVVGLLNVQGVLPLEVFIDENTGFPTRLVLEIPDTATEVQQEPTRWTISVYDINAVSDIVPPPAVSWSAPAVVIPAAATAGKIPLEALVQLGLFALVVGAAIAVPVVLWPRIHKTTGSPAAARFSPWAIVAIVSVPVFIGALDLTVVSAFLPELIVDLEIPLQTGLDDAAWIVSGYLLAYAISMTFMGRVSDLLGRRAVYVICLIIFAAGSILVAVAHGAPTDFLYSLLLRFGQVPDRPDVNLAVIIVGRVIQALGAGALVPVSLALVADVFPANKRARPLGVIGAVDTLGWVLGHLYGGIAVQFMPWQGLFWVNVPLTVGALFLMLYALRGVPDVRVKGRFDYLGAILIVLALAGLTLGLGANIEVGVDVSSFDELSPLPAYALPVLFGAVASFLIFIFVERRRKDPLIDLTMFRRRSVSIGLLTNLFIGYVLFVGLVTVPILVNVRQESASTLQQTALLVGLMLCALTVPMALAAIPGGWLSERIGIRKTTVGGLVLAAVGFLLVWRTWTYTVTDLTVVLEMMVVGIGIGLTFSPVSASVINSADDNHRGVASALVIVLRLVGMTLSVSTLTSIALTRVNTQLIQRVGAVDSLESVTAAANITVEVLAELGLLAAVLCLIGAGIALFLPNTTSEQLTE